One region of Leishmania panamensis strain MHOM/PA/94/PSC-1 chromosome 28 sequence genomic DNA includes:
- a CDS encoding zinc transporter, putative (TriTrypDB/GeneDB-style sysID: LpmP.28.2040) yields the protein MTRPTLTMYRQLYRDLVRAAFTAEAGEPLEWQPVVASGAAALADPDGGADSHGHNHSGEHGHSHGCNSVEGDYMLALHIAAIFIILAASAVGTLIPIVGKRVPALRLHAYVYAVGKAAATGVVLAVAMIHMINHAATVLALDCIPASFSELYEGWAFLFAMIAAIVMHAIDGTIVWIAERWTARAGGESSSSDPCRDSCAECPAMRDGEPVPTQTECVFKDAGGGMAGGKSGDSVDQSDGAKCVGHQHGVAVPEDLPAAQRVVAAVCMEFGVTLHSVFVGLALAVSNGADLRALIIALVFHQLFEGLAMGARLADASFKISLEIVLMLVFSLSAPIGIAAGTGAVVASRDALSGTTYALVSAILDAICGGIMLYIAFNLLFVDFPADLRVHCGPKSRNSVAKRIGMYAGLWIGAGVMALIGKWL from the coding sequence ATGACGCGACCGACCCTAACGATGTACCGCCAGCTATACCGCGATCTCGTGCGCGCTGCCTTTACGGCGGAGGCGGGCGAGCCCCTCGAATGGCAGCCGGTCGTTGCTTCCGGCGCGGCGGCTTTAGCCGACCCGGATGGCGGCGCAGACTCGCACGGCCACAACCACAGCGGTGAGCACGGCCACAGCCATGGCTGCAACTCTGTGGAAGGGGACTACATGCTGGCACTGCACATTGCTGCGATCTTCATCATCCTCGCTGCGTCGGCTGTGGGCACGCTGATCCCGATTGTGGGGAAGCGCGTGcctgcactgcggctgcacgcGTACGTGTATGCTGTGGGCAAGGCCGCTGCTACGGGCGTGGTGCTGGCTGTTGCGATGATCCACATGATCAACCACGCTGCTACTGTGCTCGCGTTGGACTGCATCCCTGCGAGCTTCAGCGAGCTGTACGAGGGCTGGGCGTTCCTGTTCGCGATGATTGCCGCTATCGTGATGCACGCGATTGACGGGACGATCGTGTGGATTGCGGAGCGGTGGACCGCGCGCGCTGGTGGCGAGTCGTCGAGCTCGGATCCGTGCCGGGACTCGTGCGCGGAGTGCCCTGCGATGCGCGATGGCGAGCCGGTGCCGACGCAGACCGAATGCGTGTTCAAGGACGCGGGCGGTGGTATGGCGGGCGGAAAGAGCGGTGACTCTGTGGACCAATCCGACGGCGCAAAGTGTGTGGGGCACCAGCATggcgtggcggtgccggaggacttgccggcggcgcagcgcgttGTTGCGGCGGTGTGCATGGAGTTCGGTGTGACGCTGCACAGCGTGTTTGTGGGGCTCGCGCTTGCCGTGTCGAACGGGGCGGACCTGCGCGCGCTGATTATTGCGCTTGTGTTTCACCAGCTGTTCGAGGGCCTTGCGATGGGCGCGCGTCTTGCAGACGCCTCGTTCAAGATATCACTGGAAATTGTGCTGATGCTAGTCTTCTCGCTCTCGGCCCCGATCGGGATTGCTgccggcaccggcgctgTGGTCGCGTCGCGCGACGCACTGTCGGGGACAACCTACGCACTTGTGAGCGCCATCCTGGACGCGATTTGCGGCGGGATCATGCTTTACATTGCCTTCAACCTGCTGTTCGTGGACTTCCCAGCCGACCTTCGCGTGCATTGCGGCCCAAAGAGCAGGAACAGCGTGGCGAAGCGGATCGGCATGTACGCCGGGCTGTGGATCGGTGCGGGTGTGATGGCGCTCATCGGGAAGTGGCTGTAG
- a CDS encoding hypothetical protein (TriTrypDB/GeneDB-style sysID: LpmP.28.2030), giving the protein MSRVPISEEQAQEMMAKQQVQQERMEAFEEQKENMLRAFVSAEGRERLKRIAQVKADRAQAVEMHIIQAVQRGKMQPPVPDSTVRELLGQMANQEAESKSHITIARKRMDDDW; this is encoded by the coding sequence ATGTCGCGCGTGCCCATTTCTGAGGAGCAGGCACAGGAGATGATGGCcaagcagcaggtgcagcaggagcgcatgGAGGCTTTTgaggagcagaaggagaACATGCTCCGCGCTTTCGTAAGTGCGGAGGGCCGCGAACGCCTGAAGCGCATCGCGCAGGTCAAGGCTGACCGCGCCCAGGCCGTAGAGATGCACATTATCCAGGCTGTGCAGAGGGGCAAGATGCAGCCACCTGTGCCGGATAGCACGGTGCGGGAGCTGTTAGGTCAGATGGCAAaccaggaggcggagagcaaGTCTCACATCACTATTGCCCGCAAGCGTATGGATGATGACTGGTGA